A stretch of the Rodentibacter haemolyticus genome encodes the following:
- the ushA gene encoding bifunctional UDP-sugar hydrolase/5'-nucleotidase UshA codes for MKKLFTVLPLVLATSSVMAYEKDKTYRFTLLHTNDTHGHFWPNNKGEYGFPAQKTIINRVKAEVEKNGGSVLLLNAGDFNTGVPESDMQNAEPDIKAMNAMGYEATVLGNHEFDNPLQMLAMQESWAKFPFLSANVINKKTNQPLVKPYTIFDKQGLKIAVVGLTTEDTAKLGNPEYSGNVIFKDPTESAKETLKLLNENEKPDIKIALTHMGYYYDAQYGSNAPGDVSLARNLSKGAFDMIVGGHSHDAVCVDEKGVWIKDYKPTQSCKPDFQNGTWIMQAYEWGKYVGRADFEFKNGELKLVKYELIPVNLKKKITKEDGKTEYVLYSEEIPQDPEIEKLLKDYQNKGNELLGRELGELIGKLEGDRTVIRFKQTNLGHLIAEAQRERAGADVGIMNSGGIRDSIQAGKVTYRDVLKVHPFGNIVTYVDLTGKELLDYLNVVALKEVDSGAYAQYSGISMVVNQQAKKVENVKVQGKPLDLNKTYRISLPSYNAAGGDGYPIVTKNPTFLNTGFIDAEVLAKYIWKNSQKAPLDASKYDPKDAVIFK; via the coding sequence ATGAAAAAATTATTTACTGTTTTACCTTTGGTTCTTGCAACTTCCAGTGTAATGGCATACGAGAAAGACAAAACCTATCGTTTTACACTTCTTCATACTAATGATACTCACGGACATTTTTGGCCGAATAATAAAGGTGAATATGGCTTCCCTGCACAAAAAACAATCATCAATAGAGTAAAAGCGGAAGTTGAAAAAAACGGCGGGTCAGTGCTTTTATTAAACGCAGGAGACTTTAATACCGGCGTACCTGAATCTGATATGCAAAATGCCGAACCGGATATTAAAGCAATGAATGCAATGGGTTATGAAGCAACGGTATTAGGGAATCACGAATTTGATAATCCCCTGCAAATGCTTGCGATGCAAGAATCTTGGGCAAAATTCCCATTTTTATCCGCCAATGTGATTAACAAGAAAACGAATCAACCGCTTGTTAAACCTTATACTATTTTTGATAAGCAAGGTTTAAAAATAGCGGTCGTAGGATTAACGACTGAAGATACGGCAAAGCTGGGTAATCCTGAATATAGTGGTAATGTTATTTTTAAAGATCCAACGGAATCGGCAAAAGAAACGTTAAAATTATTAAATGAAAATGAGAAGCCTGATATCAAAATTGCCTTAACGCATATGGGCTATTATTACGATGCTCAATACGGCTCTAATGCACCGGGAGATGTTTCCCTTGCCCGTAATTTAAGTAAAGGCGCATTTGATATGATTGTTGGCGGCCATAGTCATGATGCGGTTTGTGTAGATGAAAAAGGCGTTTGGATAAAAGATTACAAACCTACTCAATCTTGTAAACCGGATTTCCAAAATGGCACTTGGATTATGCAAGCCTATGAGTGGGGGAAATATGTAGGGCGTGCAGACTTTGAATTTAAAAATGGTGAATTAAAACTCGTTAAGTATGAACTTATTCCGGTTAATTTGAAGAAAAAAATCACTAAAGAAGATGGCAAAACGGAATATGTGCTTTATTCTGAAGAAATTCCACAAGATCCCGAAATTGAAAAACTCTTAAAGGATTATCAAAATAAAGGGAATGAATTACTCGGTCGTGAATTGGGTGAATTAATAGGCAAACTTGAAGGAGATCGTACGGTTATTCGTTTCAAACAAACGAATCTTGGTCATTTGATTGCTGAAGCACAACGCGAGCGTGCAGGTGCTGATGTGGGAATTATGAATTCAGGCGGTATCCGTGATTCAATTCAAGCGGGCAAAGTTACCTACCGTGATGTTTTGAAAGTTCACCCGTTTGGTAATATTGTAACCTATGTGGATCTGACCGGAAAAGAATTGCTTGATTACTTAAATGTAGTGGCATTGAAGGAAGTGGATTCAGGTGCTTATGCCCAATATTCCGGTATCTCTATGGTCGTAAATCAACAAGCGAAAAAGGTTGAAAATGTTAAGGTTCAAGGCAAGCCACTGGATTTAAATAAAACCTATCGTATTTCTTTACCAAGCTATAATGCGGCGGGAGGAGACGGTTATCCTATCGTGACCAAAAATCCGACATTCTTAAATACTGGCTTTATTGATGCCGAAGTATTAGCAAAATACATTTGGAAAAATTCACAAAAAGCCCCACTTGATGCTTCTAAATATGATCCGAAAGATGCGGTAATCTTCAAATAA
- a CDS encoding DUF6378 domain-containing protein, with protein sequence MNIEHTLNEREQTHGDFHQGAVDFKELMNVINSAKPTLDSSQYYALTMIAGKIVRICNGNPHEPDHWRDIVGYATLGGRLNIPNEPLTPQPHAPFVELPVVDVGNNAA encoded by the coding sequence ATGAACATCGAACACACACTCAACGAACGAGAACAAACCCACGGTGATTTTCATCAAGGCGCAGTAGATTTTAAGGAACTGATGAATGTCATCAATTCTGCAAAGCCAACATTAGATTCATCGCAATACTACGCCCTTACAATGATTGCCGGCAAAATCGTACGTATCTGTAATGGCAATCCACACGAACCCGACCACTGGCGGGATATTGTCGGCTATGCCACGTTAGGCGGTCGATTAAATATCCCCAACGAGCCTTTAACACCACAACCGCATGCCCCTTTTGTGGAATTGCCTGTGGTTGATGTAGGAAATAATGCCGCATAA
- the ssb gene encoding single-stranded DNA-binding protein: MAGVNKVIIVGNLGNDPDVRTMPNGDMVANISVATSESWTDKQTGERREITEWHRIVFYRRQAEICGEYLHKGSKVYVEGRLRTRKWQDQNGQEHYTTEIQGDKLQMLDSRNDSGQPAQTKPSQNNAYAQAKSGAKPTPEQFDDDIPF; this comes from the coding sequence ATGGCAGGCGTAAACAAAGTCATTATAGTGGGAAATTTAGGCAATGATCCTGATGTAAGAACGATGCCGAACGGTGATATGGTCGCAAATATCAGCGTGGCAACAAGTGAAAGCTGGACTGATAAACAAACAGGTGAACGCAGAGAAATAACAGAATGGCATCGCATTGTGTTCTATCGCCGACAAGCTGAAATCTGCGGTGAATATCTACATAAAGGCTCAAAAGTCTATGTTGAAGGTCGTTTGCGTACTCGGAAGTGGCAAGACCAAAACGGGCAAGAACATTACACCACAGAAATTCAGGGTGATAAGCTACAAATGCTGGATAGTCGAAACGATAGCGGACAGCCGGCACAAACCAAGCCATCACAAAATAACGCTTACGCACAAGCGAAGTCGGGAGCAAAACCAACCCCCGAACAATTTGATGACGATATTCCGTTTTAA
- a CDS encoding helix-turn-helix transcriptional regulator, producing the protein MEQQAILLSKAKVIEITTLSATTIWRMMKRGEFPKSIKASMGRVAWYKSDIDKWLAERS; encoded by the coding sequence ATGGAGCAACAAGCTATATTATTAAGTAAAGCCAAAGTTATAGAAATCACAACCTTGAGTGCAACAACAATTTGGCGTATGATGAAAAGGGGGGAATTCCCTAAAAGTATTAAAGCTTCTATGGGTCGCGTTGCTTGGTACAAATCAGATATAGATAAATGGCTCGCCGAGCGTTCATAA
- a CDS encoding DUF2303 family protein — translation MEQSLVNDIAKNVANGKSLNTPIPAVLAAGDFDIRSLEEYQSAPARIRQHIFLRTEQSLIDYVNKFKQSGTAIFANLDDLEIKAVFDYHANPEKPNWGDHSATYNCPYSKDWKEWARKDKQAMSQVEFGAFLENNIHSIATDGNIVSGAELLAMVLAFEETRKSEFKSVKRLQDGTMSFTFTDEQTGGGKARLPEEIVLGIQPFHNGDFYQLKARVRYRIKDGSLALWYELINPEKVVEDAFNTTLDKLKANIADVDFYEAQLN, via the coding sequence ATGGAACAATCATTAGTGAATGATATTGCAAAAAATGTCGCAAACGGAAAATCGTTAAATACGCCCATTCCGGCAGTGTTAGCAGCCGGTGATTTTGATATTCGATCACTTGAAGAATATCAATCTGCACCGGCACGCATTAGACAGCACATTTTTTTAAGAACCGAACAATCCTTGATTGATTATGTAAATAAATTTAAACAATCAGGGACGGCTATCTTTGCTAACTTAGATGATTTAGAAATCAAAGCGGTATTTGATTACCACGCCAACCCTGAAAAACCAAACTGGGGCGACCATTCCGCCACTTATAATTGCCCCTACTCAAAAGATTGGAAAGAATGGGCTCGTAAAGACAAACAGGCAATGAGCCAAGTTGAATTTGGTGCATTCTTAGAAAATAACATTCATAGCATTGCAACTGACGGCAATATCGTAAGCGGTGCCGAATTGTTGGCAATGGTACTTGCCTTCGAGGAAACCCGTAAATCTGAATTTAAGTCAGTTAAACGCCTACAAGACGGTACGATGTCCTTTACCTTTACCGACGAACAAACCGGTGGCGGCAAAGCACGCTTGCCGGAAGAAATTGTGTTAGGTATTCAACCATTTCATAATGGCGATTTTTATCAATTAAAAGCCCGTGTACGCTATCGAATTAAAGACGGTAGTTTGGCATTGTGGTACGAGCTGATTAATCCGGAAAAAGTCGTTGAAGATGCGTTCAACACCACACTGGATAAACTCAAAGCGAATATTGCCGATGTTGATTTTTATGAAGCGCAACTAAATTAG
- a CDS encoding chorismate mutase, producing MTLELSEIRQQITQIDRSLLKLLSERHRLAFDVVRSKEVTQKALRDTAREQQLLQELIQFAENENYQLEAQYITSIFQKIIEDSVLTQQVYLQNKLNEERSQNLHIAFLGKRGSYSNLAARNYADRYQKQFVELGCQSFEQVFESVQNGESDFGILPLENTTSGAINEVYDLLQHTDLSLVGELAYPIKHCVLVNEQTDLNQIDTLYSHPQVIQQCSRFIQGLARVHIEYCESSSHAMQLVSSLNKPNIAALGNEDGGKLYGLNVLKTDIANQENNITRFIVVAKESREVSPQIHTKTLLLMTTSQQVGSLVDALLVFKKHQINMTKLESRPIYGKPWEEMFYLEIEANIHHPDTQDALNELKNYSNYLKILGCYPSEIVKPVNV from the coding sequence ATGACCTTGGAACTGTCAGAAATTCGCCAACAAATTACACAAATTGACCGTAGTTTATTGAAATTGCTTTCCGAACGCCATCGTTTGGCTTTTGATGTCGTAAGAAGTAAAGAAGTTACTCAAAAAGCATTACGTGATACAGCTCGTGAACAGCAACTTCTGCAAGAACTCATACAATTTGCTGAAAATGAAAATTATCAGCTTGAAGCACAGTATATCACTTCAATTTTCCAAAAGATTATTGAAGATTCCGTGTTGACTCAGCAAGTGTATTTACAAAATAAATTGAATGAAGAGCGCAGTCAAAATTTACATATTGCCTTTTTGGGTAAGCGTGGTTCTTACTCTAATTTGGCGGCTCGTAATTATGCGGATCGTTATCAAAAACAATTTGTAGAACTGGGTTGTCAATCTTTCGAACAGGTCTTTGAAAGCGTTCAAAACGGCGAGTCCGATTTCGGTATTTTACCGTTAGAAAATACGACTTCCGGTGCAATTAACGAAGTCTATGATCTGTTACAACACACGGATTTATCATTGGTGGGGGAGTTAGCCTACCCGATTAAACATTGTGTATTAGTGAATGAACAAACGGATTTAAACCAAATTGATACCTTATATAGTCATCCACAGGTGATTCAGCAATGCAGTCGATTTATTCAAGGCTTAGCGAGGGTTCATATTGAATATTGTGAAAGTAGCTCTCATGCTATGCAGTTGGTTTCAAGTTTGAATAAACCGAATATCGCAGCATTAGGCAATGAAGATGGGGGAAAATTATATGGTTTAAATGTCTTGAAAACGGATATTGCTAACCAAGAAAATAATATTACCCGCTTTATCGTTGTGGCAAAAGAATCAAGAGAAGTTTCACCGCAAATTCATACGAAAACACTCTTGTTAATGACAACATCACAACAAGTCGGTTCTTTGGTTGATGCATTACTTGTATTCAAAAAACATCAAATCAATATGACAAAACTTGAATCTCGCCCGATTTACGGAAAACCTTGGGAGGAAATGTTTTATCTTGAAATCGAAGCGAATATTCATCATCCGGATACGCAAGATGCCCTGAATGAACTCAAAAATTATAGTAACTATCTCAAAATTCTAGGTTGTTACCCTAGTGAGATAGTAAAACCGGTGAATGTTTAG
- a CDS encoding DUF551 domain-containing protein has translation MTTKNNEWISVNETLPMLDGWYLCYCPSYSNPYVIWEYDADLGAFTEDWEEVTHWQPLPEKPKEN, from the coding sequence ATGACAACAAAAAATAACGAGTGGATAAGTGTCAATGAAACTCTACCAATGTTGGACGGTTGGTATTTATGTTACTGCCCTAGTTATAGTAATCCTTATGTGATTTGGGAATACGATGCAGATTTAGGGGCATTTACAGAAGACTGGGAAGAAGTCACGCATTGGCAGCCATTACCGGAAAAACCAAAAGAGAATTAA
- a CDS encoding helix-turn-helix domain-containing protein, protein MKSLSFNPQRLKLARERRGLTAIELSKILDITSRTLSSYENGHKELTEQDAIVEKISKALNYPIPFFFSDDLVQIKAETASFRSMARMSAKKRDAALSAGSIAMEFDKWLGERFNLPKVDIPEFNHSESTPDPAVAAQQLREYWRLGEKSIPNIVHLLESKGIRVYSLTQDCVEVDAYSYWIDEQPFIFLNNQKTPERSRFDAAHELGHLLLHKRADITNKKAIETEANQFASAFLMPESAVRAIVPLQPSFKQLIELKKYWNVSLAALIKRTFDLKLSTEWHYRQLQITAGKYGYRTAEPNGMLKRETSQILDKITLLLREHKISNKEIEKKLNIPLSDLAELTFQNPYFRLRIV, encoded by the coding sequence TATCGTTTAATCCACAAAGACTAAAACTTGCTCGAGAACGCCGTGGTCTCACTGCAATAGAACTTTCAAAGATACTTGATATTACATCAAGAACTTTATCAAGTTATGAAAATGGGCATAAAGAATTAACTGAGCAAGATGCTATTGTGGAAAAAATAAGTAAGGCACTAAATTACCCTATTCCATTTTTTTTCTCTGATGATCTTGTTCAAATTAAAGCTGAAACGGCTAGCTTTCGTTCAATGGCTAGAATGAGTGCAAAGAAAAGAGATGCCGCACTCAGTGCCGGTTCCATTGCAATGGAGTTTGATAAATGGCTTGGTGAACGATTTAATCTTCCTAAGGTTGATATCCCCGAATTTAACCATTCAGAAAGCACCCCTGATCCTGCTGTAGCAGCCCAACAGCTAAGAGAATATTGGAGGCTTGGAGAAAAATCTATTCCGAATATAGTTCACTTACTTGAATCAAAAGGTATCCGGGTATACTCACTCACTCAGGATTGTGTTGAAGTTGACGCCTACTCCTATTGGATAGACGAGCAACCATTTATATTCCTAAATAATCAAAAAACACCTGAACGTAGTCGTTTTGATGCTGCCCATGAACTGGGTCATCTACTCCTACATAAAAGAGCTGATATCACGAATAAAAAAGCTATTGAGACTGAAGCAAATCAATTTGCCTCGGCATTCTTAATGCCGGAAAGTGCCGTTAGAGCCATTGTACCGTTGCAGCCATCTTTCAAACAGCTCATAGAGCTGAAAAAATATTGGAATGTATCTTTAGCTGCACTTATAAAAAGAACATTTGACCTAAAACTTTCAACTGAATGGCATTATAGACAACTACAGATTACTGCTGGAAAATATGGGTATCGCACAGCTGAGCCAAATGGAATGCTAAAAAGAGAAACATCACAAATTCTAGATAAAATTACTTTGTTACTGAGAGAACATAAAATATCGAATAAGGAAATTGAAAAAAAGCTAAATATCCCATTAAGCGATCTAGCAGAGCTTACTTTCCAAAATCCTTATTTCCGTCTCAGAATAGTCTAA
- a CDS encoding ribonuclease H-like domain-containing protein produces MNIYFDIETIPTQNATIAQKVLETLSPPANYKSEEAIQKWLEANKETAVEKTALSGTFGEIISVACAIDDSPVQVFYLADWQGADREQRILTDFFQYLNQHYQANKDIPPVFIGHNHVAFDIRFVYQRAIVNRVKPFAYFPIHAKAWDKQVFDTMVEWAGVGNRISMNDLCLALGIDGKSDDIDGSKVWGYVQSGRIAEVAEYNKADVERTRQIYKRMTFKE; encoded by the coding sequence ATGAACATTTATTTTGACATCGAAACAATCCCAACACAAAACGCAACCATCGCCCAAAAAGTGCTGGAAACTCTTTCACCCCCAGCGAATTACAAAAGTGAAGAAGCCATTCAAAAATGGCTGGAAGCCAACAAAGAAACGGCGGTAGAAAAGACTGCACTTTCCGGTACGTTCGGCGAGATTATTTCTGTTGCTTGCGCTATTGATGACAGCCCAGTGCAGGTGTTTTATCTAGCAGATTGGCAGGGGGCTGATCGAGAACAACGTATCTTGACAGATTTTTTCCAATACCTAAACCAACATTACCAGGCAAATAAAGATATTCCGCCGGTATTTATTGGCCACAACCACGTTGCGTTTGATATTCGCTTTGTTTACCAACGTGCCATTGTAAACCGAGTAAAACCTTTTGCCTATTTCCCAATCCACGCCAAAGCATGGGATAAGCAGGTGTTCGATACGATGGTTGAGTGGGCTGGTGTGGGTAATCGAATCAGCATGAATGATTTATGCCTTGCTTTAGGGATTGACGGCAAAAGTGATGATATTGACGGCTCAAAGGTATGGGGTTACGTCCAATCCGGACGTATTGCCGAAGTTGCCGAATATAACAAAGCTGATGTAGAGCGCACTAGACAGATTTATAAACGGATGACGTTTAAGGAGTAA
- a CDS encoding ATP-binding protein gives MQFQKAERKKSKLRLALTGPSGSGKTYGALLLASGLGNKIAVIDTEQGSASLYSHLAEFDCLELEPPYTPERYREALKLAVQSGHEVVVIDSITHEWSGSGGCLELLEQIAKAKYKNNTWAAWNDITPRHRAFIDDLLTAPLHIIVTARSKTETAQVEVNGRKQVQKLGMKTEQRDGIEYEFTTVLDIVHDGHYALPSKDRTGLFNANTPEKLSKETGERVKKWLESGVELPSAGSPSAPPQQPNNPTMQKLKDGLRECKTKQELEERYSKQMPWLEGKYPDLIDEYNGFYDECLLNLNT, from the coding sequence ATGCAATTTCAAAAAGCAGAACGAAAAAAATCAAAACTTCGCTTGGCACTTACCGGTCCTAGTGGTTCGGGAAAAACTTATGGCGCATTACTTTTAGCAAGTGGGTTGGGTAATAAAATTGCAGTTATTGATACTGAACAAGGTAGCGCCTCCCTTTACTCTCACTTGGCTGAGTTTGATTGTTTAGAGCTTGAACCACCTTATACACCGGAACGCTATCGTGAGGCGTTGAAACTCGCTGTGCAATCCGGTCATGAAGTGGTGGTGATTGACAGTATTACTCACGAATGGTCGGGTTCCGGTGGTTGTCTGGAGTTACTGGAGCAAATAGCAAAAGCAAAATATAAAAATAACACTTGGGCTGCTTGGAATGATATTACCCCAAGACATCGAGCGTTTATTGATGATTTGCTTACTGCACCACTACATATCATCGTAACCGCAAGAAGTAAAACCGAAACAGCACAAGTTGAAGTAAACGGGCGAAAGCAGGTTCAGAAACTGGGAATGAAAACGGAGCAACGGGACGGTATTGAATATGAATTTACTACTGTGTTAGATATTGTTCACGATGGGCATTACGCCTTGCCAAGCAAAGATCGCACAGGTTTATTTAACGCAAATACTCCTGAAAAATTATCAAAGGAAACTGGCGAGCGGGTGAAAAAATGGTTGGAAAGCGGTGTTGAGCTTCCTTCTGCGGGATCTCCTTCAGCACCTCCACAACAACCTAATAATCCAACCATGCAAAAACTCAAAGACGGTTTGCGCGAATGTAAAACCAAGCAGGAGTTAGAAGAGCGTTATTCAAAACAAATGCCGTGGTTGGAAGGGAAATACCCTGACCTGATTGACGAATACAACGGCTTTTATGATGAATGTTTATTAAATTTAAACACGTAG
- a CDS encoding DUF551 domain-containing protein has protein sequence MNNWIRVKDRLPPRGTDILIYISSRNVIDIAWLDDGANGVDCFVGTEFGYDAKNVSHWQPLPEKPEVKDE, from the coding sequence ATGAACAACTGGATTAGAGTTAAAGATAGGCTACCACCACGAGGCACAGATATTCTTATCTATATATCGTCTAGAAATGTAATTGACATTGCGTGGCTTGATGATGGAGCTAATGGTGTAGATTGTTTTGTTGGTACTGAATTTGGGTATGATGCAAAAAACGTATCTCACTGGCAACCATTACCAGAAAAACCGGAGGTTAAAGATGAATGA